A DNA window from Daucus carota subsp. sativus chromosome 3, DH1 v3.0, whole genome shotgun sequence contains the following coding sequences:
- the LOC108211164 gene encoding phospholipase A1-Igamma2, chloroplastic has protein sequence MAISVANLGILPCEPSRKDDFSPFFGQKLRKSLEKQPLVRVVSKNREIFASLVSHELGKSKLVLSGGAKEAKEAVVVKKQEQDERKLSDCWREIHGEDDWVGLLDPMDPLLRSELIRYGEMAQACYDGFDFDPFSKYCGSCRFNRHDFFQGLDIPDQGYDVSRYLYATSNINLPNFFKKSRWPKVWSKNANWIGYVAVSNNEMSKRLGRRDITVAWRGTVTRLEWIADLMDYLRPILEKNIPCPDSDVKVESGFLDLYTDKDETCKFCKYSAREQILAEIKRLTEMYSSEEMSITITGHSLGSALALLSAYDIVETGINVLPDTRPIPVTVFSFSGPRVGNERFKERIELLGVNVLRVVNVHDMVPKAPGMIFNEASPAMLMKFVKGSPWSYSHVGVELALDHKNSPFLKQNADMVCAHNLEAHLHLLDGYHGRGHRFVLATGRDIALVNKACDFLKDHYFIPPHWRQDENKGMTRTKDGRWIQRERPKFDDHGHDTMHHHLRQLGLTNH, from the exons aTGGCGATTTCTGTTGCTAATCTTGGCATTCTTCCTTGTGAGCCATCAAGAAAAGATGATTTCTCACCATTTTTCGGTCAAAAGTTGCGAAAAAGCTTGGAAAAACAGCCCTTAGTTCGAGTTGTATCGAAAAACAGAGAGATTTTTGCATCTCTAGTCTCTCATGAGCTTGGTAAAAGCAAGCTGGTCTTAAGTGGTGGAGCAAAAGAAGCAAAAGAAGCTGTGGTGGTGAAAAAACAAGAGcaagatgaaagaaaattatCGGATTGTTGGAGAGAAATTCACGGCGAAGATGATTGGGTCGGGTTGCTTGATCCTATGGATCCTCTGTTACGATCAGAACTTATCAG GTACGGGGAAATGGCACAAGCTTGTTATGACGGTTTTGATTTTGATCCATTTTCTAAATATTGTGGAAGCTGTAGATTTAATCGGCACGATTTTTTCCAAGGATTGGACATCCCAGACCAAGGCTACGATGTGTCACGGTATTTGTATGCGACATCGAATATTAATCTCCCGAATTTTTTCAAGAAATCGCGGTGGCCTAAAGTCTGGAGCAAAAATGCGAATTGGATCGGCTACGTCGCGGTTTCAAACAATGAAATGTCGAAGCGTTTGGGTCGGAGAGACATCACAGTTGCATGGAGAGGGACCGTGACGCGGCTCGAATGGATCGCGGATTTAATGGATTATTTGAGAccaattttggaaaaaaatattccGTGCCCTGATTCGGATGTTAAAGTCGAATCAGGATTTCTCGATCTTTACACTGATAAAGACGAGACTTGCAAATTCTGCAAGTACTCAGCCCGGGAACAAATTTTAGCCGAGATCAAGAGGTTGACTGAAATGTACTCTTCCGAAGAAATGAGCATAACAATCACAGGTCACAGCCTGGGGAGTGCCCTTGCATTACTAAGTGCTTATGACATCGTCGAGACGGGCATAAATGTGTTGCCTGACACGCGGCCTATTCCAGTGACCGTGTTCTCATTCTCCGGCCCTCGGGTTGGGAATGAGAGGTTCAAGGAACGGATTGAGTTGCTAGGGGTGAACGTGTTGCGGGTGGTTAATGTTCATGACATGGTCCCGAAGGCGCCTGGGATGATTTTTAATGAGGCTTCGCCTGCGATGTTGATGAAGTTTGTGAAGGGATCACCTTGGAGCTACTCGCACGTTGGAGTTGAATTGGCGTTGGATCATAAGAACTCGCCGTTTTTGAAGCAAAATGCTGATATGGTTTGTGCTCATAATCTGGAGGCTCACCTGCATTTGCTTGACGG GTATCATGGGAGAGGACACCGGTTTGTGTTAGCTACCGGAAGGGACATTGCATTGGTGAACAAGGCTTGTGATTTTCTGAAAGATCACTATTTTATACCACCACATTGGAGGCAAGACGAGAATAAAGGAATGACCAGAACAAAAGATGGCCGTTGGATTCAGAGAGAGAGGCCTAAGTTTGATGATCACGGTCATGATACCATGCACCATCACCTCAGACAATTAGGTTTAACAAATCACTAG